The Streptomyces sp. NBC_00483 genome contains the following window.
AGGAGTCCGGGGTCCGGTTCACGATTGCCATGATCACCGGCTCGTGCTCACCGAATTCGTGCTGGCCCAGCCTGAGCATCCCCTGTGACTCTCCTTCTCCTGACCGGTTGAACGTCGTCTGTGACCTTAACTGTCAGTGCGGCATGGCACGATCGAAGCCTGACGGTTGAGGGCCGCACGGCCCGGTCGAACCCAGGGGACGGCAGACATGGTCATGTTCTTGTTTCTGGTCGCCGCGCTGGTCGTGGTGATCGCGGCGGTGACGTTCGCGGTCATCGGCGGCGGCGACAGCGGCACGCTGCGCGACGAGCCGTCCCAGTTCTACGCGGACCCGCTGCCGCCCGACCGCCCCCTGGACCCCGCCGACCTGGAGGCGCTCCGGCTGCCCACGGCGGTGCGCGGCTACCGCATGGCGGAGGTGGACGACGCGCTGAACCGCCTGGGGGCCGAACTGGCCGAGCGGGACGCGCGCATCACGGAGCTGGAGGCCGCCCTCACCTCGGCCCACACCCGGGCAGGACCGCAGCCGACCGAGCGGGGCCCGGACACGGGCTACGCGCCACCTGGTGAGTACGGGTTCGGATACGAGACGGGGGAGGGGTTCCGGTGAGCGAGCCGACAGGAGGCGCCGTCCCAGGACCGGACGGAAAGCCGCGCTGCCCCTGGGGCCTTTCGACCGAGGACTACATCGCGTACCACGACGAGGAGTGGGGCCGCCCGGTCCACGGCGACGACGCGCTGTTCGAGCGCCTCTCCCTGGAGGCGTTCCAGTCGGGCCTGTCCTGGATCACGATCCTCAGGCGCCGCGAGGGCTTCCGCGCGGCGTTCTCCGGATTCAAGATCGCGGACGTGGCGGCCTTCACGGACGCCGACCGCGAGCGCCTGCTCGCCGACGTCGGCATCATCCGCAACCGGGCCAAGATCGACGCGACGCTGGCCAACGCGCGCGTGCTCGTGGACTGGTCGCCCGGCGACCTGGACAAGCTGATCTGGTCGTTCGCGCCGGACGCCGTCACCCGCCCGGCCCCGAAGGTGCTCGGCGACGTGGCGGCGATCACCGACGAGTCGAAGGCGCTCTCCAAGGAGCTGAAGAAGCGCGGCCTGCGCTTCGTCGGCCCGACGACGGCGTACGCGCTGATGCAGGCCTGCGGCCTGGTCGACGACCACTTGGTGGACTGCGTGTCCCGCGCGCGTACGGCGGCGTGAGGACGGTGTGAACCGGGTCAGCGCCCCAGGTACTTCGGCCGCTCCTTCGCGATGAAGGCCTGCACCGCGATGGTGTGGTCCTCGGAGGCGCCGGCCCGGGTCTGCAGCTCGTCCTCCTTGTCGAGCGCCTCGTCGAGGGAGTGGTCCCCGGCGAAGGCGAGGGACTCCTTCAGCGCCGCGTAGGCGACGGTCGGCCCCTCGGCGAGCGTGCGCGCCAGCTTCCGGGCCTCTTCGGCGAGTTCGGCGCCGGGCACGAGCCGGTTCGCGATCCCCAGCTCGTACGCCTCCTGCGCCTTCAGGGAGCGCGGGAAGAGCAGCAGGTCGGCCGCGCGGCCGGGACCGATCAGGCGCGGCAGCGTCCAGGAGACCCCGGAATCGGCGGTGAGCGCCACGCCCGCGAACGAGGTGTTGAACGACGCGCTGTCCGCCACGATCCGGTAGTCCGCACAGAGCGCGAACCCGAATCCGGCGCCGGCCGCCACGCCGTTCACCGCGGCCACTACGGGCTTCGGCATCTGGGTCAGGGCCCGCACGATCGGGTTGTAGTGCTCGCGCACCGTGTTCATGGTGCGGCCCTCGCCGGACTCCCGGTCTGCCAGCAGCGAGCCGACGTGTTCCTTGAGGTCCTGACCCACGCAAAACGCCCGGTCGCCGGCCGCCGTCAGCAGCACCGCCCGGACCGTTTCGTCGGCGGCGGCCGACTGCACCGCGTCGCGGAGGGCGACCTTGGCCTCGGTGTTCATCGCGTTCATCGCCTCGGGGCGGTTCAGCGTGATCGTCGCGAGCCCGTCGCTCACCTCGTAGAGCACGGTGTCGGCCATGGGACTCCTCCTATGCGGTCGCTCAGTCGTCCGTGCTCAGCATGACGTAGATCACGACCCATGGAACGCCCTCGGCATGTGACCTGCGTCTAACGAATTCGCGTCGGCTTGGGTCCGAAGATGGCGCAGTATCGCAGTCGGATCCCCGAATTGAGTGGTTTTGGTCAAGCGCGTTGCGCAAGCGATGCCGACCGATGTTGGTCATCGGGTCCCGCGATGCGGGATAATGGCCTGGAAGCAATGTGTTCGATGCCGGTGACGTGTGCCCACCCAGAGGGCCGTCGGCTGACGATGAGCTGGTTTCAGGAAGGGGAACGAGCATGGCGGCCATGAAGCCGCGGACGGGTGACGGCCCGCTCGAGGTGACAAAGGAGGGGCGGGGCATCGTCATGCGCGTTCCGCTCGAAGGCGGCGGTCGGCTCGTGGTTGAGCTGACGCCGGACGAGGCCAGTGCCCTCGGTGACGAACTGAAGAAGGTAGTGGGCTGACACCTTCTGCGTCCGCGTCCATTCCCCAGAGGTGGGGCTGGACCGGCCGTCAGCTGACGCGCGAGCGACCATACCTTTTCGACTGCCCCGGCACACATTTGATGCCGGGGCAGTCGTGTGTGTAGTGGCAGGTGGGACCGGGTGCCGCCGCCTTGCCCGCCTCAGCGTTTGACGGCGCAGAGCAGCCCGTCGCCGACCGGCAGCACCGAAGCCACCAGCTCGGGGCTCTCCCGCACGGCCCGCAGCAACTCGCGCTGGCGCAGCACTTCCACCGGCTGCGGCCCCGCGTCGACGGTCCGCCCCTCGGCGAGGACCCCCTGGAAGACGACCAGGCCACCGGGCCGGAGCAGGCGCAACGATTCAGCGAGGTAGTCGAGGCACTCCAGCCGGTCACCATCGCAGAACACCAGGTCGTACCCGCTGTCGGCCAGCCGCGGCAGCACCTCCAGGGCGCGGCCGGGGATGAACCGGGCCCGGTTGGTGGCGAAGCCGGACGCGCGAAACGCCTGACGTGCGAACTGCTGCCGCTCCGGTTCGGGATCGACCGTCGTGAGGACGCCGTCGGGCCGCATCCCGTGCAGCAAGTGGATCCCTGACACGCCCGTGCCCGTACCGATCTCGGCGACGGCCTTCGCCCCTACCGTGGCAGCGAGCATCCCCAACGTCGCGCCCGCGCCGGGGGACACCGGGTACAGCCCTGCCTCGCGGGCCCGGTCACGAGCCCAGTGAGTCGCGTCGTCCTCGGCGACAAAGGCGTCGGCGAACGCCCAACTCGTCTGCCGGTTGCCGGTAATGGCCCTCTCCCGTCCCCGTGGATGCCTGCGCGTGACTTTATCCGTTGGCGGCGGGAACTCGCAGATGGGACCGCGCGTTTGAAGTGGCAGGGGGAAAGAGCAGGCTGGACAAGGGGAACTGCGGGGGAGAACGCGATGGCGGCAGCCGTGCGGGCGGCGGTCGAGAACCGACCGGCAAATCTGAGTAAAAACGCTTATCCGGAGCTAACGGACGGAGTGGTTATGGTAGGTGCTCCACTGGACACCACCAGAGCCGACAGGGGAGGTGCGGCTGCGCCTGTGGATCGGAGGGGACGGCTTCGACGTCTTCTCAGGTCGGCGGGTGAGCCGAAATCCGTGACCAACACCGCTGACCGAATCCGCACCGTTGACTCCGCGCAGACCGCGACCTTTGCCGCCGATGCGGAATCGCAGGCGTGGACTCCCCCCTCGTGGGAGGAGATCGTCAGCACGCACAGTGGCCGCGTCTACCGTCTCGCGTACCGCCTGACGGGGAACCAGCACGACGCAGAGGACCTCACGCAGGAGGTCTTCGTCCGTGTCTTCCGTTCGCTCTCGACGTACACGCCCGGCACCTTCGAGGGCTGGCTGCACCGCATCACCACGAACCTTTTCCTCGACATGGTCCGTCGCAAGCAGCGCATCCGCTTCGACGCTCTGGGTGACGACGCCGCCGAGCGGCTGCCCAGCAGAGAACCGTCACCGCAGCAGGTGTTCAACGACGCGCACTTCGACGCCGATGTCCAGCAGGCGCTGGACACCCTCGCGCCTGAGTTCCGCGCCGCCGTCGTCCTGTGCGACATCGAGGGCCTCTCCTACGAGGAGATCGCCGCGACCCTCGGCGTGAAGCTGGGTACGGTCCGCAGCCGTATCCACCGCGGCCGCTCGCAGCTGCGCAAGGCGCTGCAGCACCGCTCGCCCGAGGCCCGCAAGGAGCGCCGCACGCTCGCGTCCACGGGGGCCTTCCCCGTCCTCGGAGGAGGGGGCGCGACCGCGTGAGTGGATCACGTCTCAATCCTGCCGAACGCCAACAGACCGCGGCCGACGAACACCTGGGGGACAGGCTGGCCGCCCTGGTCGACGGCGAGTTGGACCACGATGCCCGTGAGCGCGTCCTCGCGCACCTGGCGACCTGTACCAAATGCAAGGCCGAGGCCGACGCCCAGCGCCGCCTCAAGAGCGCCTTCGCGCAGGCGGCCCCGCCGCCGCCCTCCGAGAGCTTCCTCGCCCGCCTCCAGGGGCTGCCCGCGGGAGGTGATGCCGACGGTGGCTCACCACCGTTCGGGGGAGGAGGATTCGGCAGCGGCCGACCCCTCGGC
Protein-coding sequences here:
- a CDS encoding DivIVA domain-containing protein: MVMFLFLVAALVVVIAAVTFAVIGGGDSGTLRDEPSQFYADPLPPDRPLDPADLEALRLPTAVRGYRMAEVDDALNRLGAELAERDARITELEAALTSAHTRAGPQPTERGPDTGYAPPGEYGFGYETGEGFR
- a CDS encoding DNA-3-methyladenine glycosylase I → MSEPTGGAVPGPDGKPRCPWGLSTEDYIAYHDEEWGRPVHGDDALFERLSLEAFQSGLSWITILRRREGFRAAFSGFKIADVAAFTDADRERLLADVGIIRNRAKIDATLANARVLVDWSPGDLDKLIWSFAPDAVTRPAPKVLGDVAAITDESKALSKELKKRGLRFVGPTTAYALMQACGLVDDHLVDCVSRARTAA
- a CDS encoding enoyl-CoA hydratase/isomerase family protein, with protein sequence MADTVLYEVSDGLATITLNRPEAMNAMNTEAKVALRDAVQSAAADETVRAVLLTAAGDRAFCVGQDLKEHVGSLLADRESGEGRTMNTVREHYNPIVRALTQMPKPVVAAVNGVAAGAGFGFALCADYRIVADSASFNTSFAGVALTADSGVSWTLPRLIGPGRAADLLLFPRSLKAQEAYELGIANRLVPGAELAEEARKLARTLAEGPTVAYAALKESLAFAGDHSLDEALDKEDELQTRAGASEDHTIAVQAFIAKERPKYLGR
- a CDS encoding DUF3117 domain-containing protein, which gives rise to MAAMKPRTGDGPLEVTKEGRGIVMRVPLEGGGRLVVELTPDEASALGDELKKVVG
- a CDS encoding O-methyltransferase, encoding MCEFPPPTDKVTRRHPRGRERAITGNRQTSWAFADAFVAEDDATHWARDRAREAGLYPVSPGAGATLGMLAATVGAKAVAEIGTGTGVSGIHLLHGMRPDGVLTTVDPEPERQQFARQAFRASGFATNRARFIPGRALEVLPRLADSGYDLVFCDGDRLECLDYLAESLRLLRPGGLVVFQGVLAEGRTVDAGPQPVEVLRQRELLRAVRESPELVASVLPVGDGLLCAVKR
- the sigE gene encoding RNA polymerase sigma factor SigE, giving the protein MVGAPLDTTRADRGGAAAPVDRRGRLRRLLRSAGEPKSVTNTADRIRTVDSAQTATFAADAESQAWTPPSWEEIVSTHSGRVYRLAYRLTGNQHDAEDLTQEVFVRVFRSLSTYTPGTFEGWLHRITTNLFLDMVRRKQRIRFDALGDDAAERLPSREPSPQQVFNDAHFDADVQQALDTLAPEFRAAVVLCDIEGLSYEEIAATLGVKLGTVRSRIHRGRSQLRKALQHRSPEARKERRTLASTGAFPVLGGGGATA